GATTTGGGGAGATAATTGGTCTGATCACTTTGCTCAATCTGTTCATCAACACTTTAGTAATGATTTTAAAACTCACATTTAGTTCCAAAGTTTGGATTTGCCTAGCATCTTTTATTTTTGGTACCAAAGTTATAACTCCATAATTCAACCTAGAAATGTCTAGCTTGCCAGAGTGAAATTCATCTATTAATTCTTTTAACTCCCACTTCACTAGGTCCCAAAATTCTTGATAAAATTCTACTGGCAAGCCATCAGGTCCAGGACTTTTGTTTTTCTCCATGGCAAACACCACCTCACGAATTTCTTGCATGCTAAAAGGTTCAATCAATGCTCTACTCTGTTCATCTGTAATGCCAGGGGCCTCTTGTATATTTAAATTCACAGTAGAAACTTCAGGTTGGCCAAATAATTCTTTGTAGAAATTAGTAATGTATTTAATCAGTTCATCATCTCCGTCAATTATCCCCTCTTCCTGGCTCAaagaaaaaattctgttttttctcCTTCTCCCATCTACTTTGGCATGATAATACCTAGAATTATTATCTCCATCTTTAATTTCCTTGTCTTTATATCTCTGTAGCCATTTAATTTCCTCTTGTTTCAACAATCTCACTTTTTGTCTAAAAACTCTTAGTTTTTTTGCCATCTGTCCAATACACCCCCCATCTGTATATTCCATATCTTATAGACATATTCTTTGAATCCCTCTTTGAGCATCCAAGCATTTtcaaatctaaatatgatgttactaTTCTTTTTGTCTCCAGAGTCCACAATCAGTGGTGTATGATctgacatctctctctctctctaaagctTGGACAGTAGTTAAAGGATACTTCTCTTCCCAATCAGGACAAATGAGTACCCTATCTAGCTTTTCATAAGTGGGGTCTTCTTGATTATTAGCCCAAGTATATTTCCTCCCCCCCAGAGGTATTTCTCTCAGTCCAGCTTGCTCAATAATAGCATTAAACACAAAGCTCTAGTGGTCAGTACCAGTGGGTTTGTTTTTCTCAGTGTTGTTTCTGATAATATTAAAATCTCCCCCAATCATCATTGGGACTGAGGAATTATCTTGATATAATCTGGACATCTCTGCCAAATAGGCAGTTTTGCCAGCAGGTTGTGCATCCCCATATACTACTATAAGATTCCATTCGAATTTACTTTTTTTGTCATATACCAACACTTTAATGAAATAAGCCCCCGTTTCTGTGTTGATAACATCAAAGTTGTCACAGTTAACACCCACTAAAATCCCTTCAGATTTTCCCCTTGGTTTGGACCATTTCCATTCAAAGTTTCTCCCCCCACACAGATTGTGCAGTTCATTTTTTGAAAAGTCCCCTTTAATAGTTTCTTGGATCCCAACAAAATCCAGCTTCTTGTTAATGATGTTATCTTTAATAAAATTTCTCTTATTATCTTTTCCAATTCCTCTAACATTCCAGAACATTCCTATCATTGTTTCTTTTTTCAATctattttatgttttttccttCCTTTTCCAAATTTACTAGCTGTCTTCCCGTAGGAGAACCCTGGTGAGTTCAAGCTATTTCTTTTTGTCTTAGCAAAGAACTTTTTTAGATGAGTAAAGTGATCCGTTTCTAGCTCATCATCAGAATTGTCCTCATCAGAACATATTTCTGCGAGGTCTGTATCTCCAATATCAATAAGGTTAGGTTCATCAGAGTgaccttccttctcttcttttttgCATATATGTTGTAGGTAAAAATCTCTTCTACATTGCTCCATTTTATCTATCATATCTAGATTGGATTCAATCATATTAATGGAACAACCCAAATCAATCCCAATCTGGTCTGCCATATCTAGCAAAGAGGTTTTGTGACAATTTAAATTCTGGTACTTACCATAGTTGTCCTTAGCAGCAGCTCTTTCTTTGGCCAATTCTTCAATCTTGGCATCGTGCTTGCCAGCCAGTCTCCCACACCTCCTCAGCTGTTCCTCTTCTGTCTCATTATTGTCTATGTCTTCTCCCCCTGTTTTCACTCCCACCTATTGCCAAAGGACACAGATTCCTGACTAGCATTGCAATCCACTACCTCATTGTAGTTGTTGTGatcatcttctcccttttttttctgAGTCCAAGATCCTCAGATCAGCATCAGTAATCTCCTCCATTTTTTTTCTCTAGCTTCCCACATTTCTATTTTATCCACACATTTATCAATCACCCCCTATTGTTTGTTGATAAGATCCATAAGAGTTTTCTTGTCTTGTTCCAACTCCATGGAACAAGACAAGAAAACTCTTATAGGGCGACCCAAACGGATGCACGTGTCCACCTGCTGTCCTATTGTCCCCTGTCCTTGAGGCCCGCGCTCACTGGCGCAGGCCGTTGCCGTCCCCACCCAGTCCACCTTCCCCGCCTCCTCCGCCATTCTCGGGGCCGTGCACGCGCTCCACGGGCTCCGCATCGTGCATCCCGACCTCAAGCCGGCGGCGCTGGCGCTAGAGCTCGCGTCTGGGCGCTCCCTCGCGGGGCTCCTCATGGGGCTCGAGGCCCGGCTGGTGGTGCTGGTGTTGGCGCTAGAGCTCGCGTCCGGGCACTCCCTCGCGGGCTCGTCATGTGGCTAGAGGCTCGGCCGCCGCTGGTGCTGTAGCTTGCGTCCGGGCGCTCCCTCCGGATCTAATGCAGGAATGGCCgcatgagggagagaggaggggtggCGCGATGGGGGAGAGGAGGGGTGGCGCGAGGAGGCGAGAAGGGGCAGCGCGAGGAGGTGTCGGCCGACGCTGGTGGGGCAGGGCGCCTACAAAGAAGAAGGGAGGAGGGGGGAAGGGGGTCCGCCGCATGTCCGCTTCAAGTGTTTCTATGTTGGTTGGGTGCATCCACCATCCGTGCGTGTCCGCCGCATGTCCGCTAGGTGGATAAGTGACCCAACAGACAAAAAAACAGACGAAATCCATATCCGTTTGAGGAGTTGCTCTTATACTAATCCATGCTGAGCTCAATTAACTAATGTGCTTGTATTACTCTAACAGCCTCGAGTCAAGTCAAGTCAACTTTGTACTATATTACACACCCACCGCCACCTACCCAGCGGCTGCAAGGAGAGTGGAGACCACTATTCACTCAGCTCGTTTCTCTCGTCATCGATCTATCTACGTCTGCTCTCTCAAGGTCAGTGCTGTCGCTTTATGCAGATGATTGATTGTTATCTTCAATCTGTCGATCCGTGGTTTGGTAAACTGAGAGGTTGTACTGTTAATCCATGGCCTCTGGCTGCTCTTGTCGCCTCCGCTGGCCCGAGAGGAATGTCAGGTGGCCTCCCTCTTCCTCTGCATATCCAGATCCAGAGTAGATACTACGTTCTAGGGTCGCCGCCATCGGCATGGCCGTTGTCTTCTCGATCGATGCAGCCTCAGGCGGCCGGACAGCAGTAAAGCGTCTCGCCCAGATCTTAAACTTACGGATGCCGGCGGCGCTGCTGCAGCTGCTTTGTGGGGTCCCGTCTGAGGTTTCTCCCCTTTGTGGCGTTTGACTAGATAACTTACGGATCCAGCGTTTCCATTAATCTCCCCTGCTTTGCATTTCCCTCCACCACTTGGCGCCATCCCTCCAGATCTGACCACTCAAATGTACTCTGCTGCTTCTTCTGATGCTCTTCACGGCCTACTCTGCTTCTTTCTTCGTCAGCAACCTATGACCCGGCCCTGCGGCAAAACCGGTTTCTTCCTTCTgcccctgtgtgtgtgtgtgtgtgtgtgtgtgtgtgtgtgtgtgtgtgtgtgtattttctTCGGGGACTTCTTGAGCTGTGCATCTTTTTAATTCCGTGGAGAAGGGGTAGAAGGGCATGTTTAGCACTACGTCAAATTAGGCTTTTAAACACTGTAGCCATACCGTTCTCTCAACTTTGCAAGCATTATGTCATGTATATATCGACTTTGTTACAAATCTTACAATAATTTCGTTTATTTTGCATTTAATGCAGGGTTTTATTACATCAGTGGACAATTTGTATCAGTTCCGGTTCGTGCTAAATATTTGTTGGCGCTTCAGTGATTTACCGCAGACAACTTTCTTGGACAACTACCATATGCTGCTATAGAAAGGTACTAGCGATCTAGTCAAACGTGAGTTCTCCATGGAATGGTGCTCTAGTAGGAACAAATTTTCTTTTTTAGTGTTGAAAGTCCATATTCTGAAATGGGTTGCACGACAGATACATGGATCTTGAGGTCCTGCAGCGTATACTTGATGGAAGAGAGAAGCCAACAAATCTATCATTCGAGCTTTTGAAGAATATCACAAAAAACTTCTCGCACGATCGAGAAATCGGCCATGGTGGATTTGCAACGGTTTATAAGGTAAATTATTTTAACAGAAATTAGGCATATCTCATCTAAAGATCACGCTTGAAATTGTAATATCAACTTGAGCCTCGGTAGTAAAAATCCCAGTATATATAGTTGTTACATACATTTCAAAGACACCCATTACTTTTTGCGGTACTCTGCGTATGTATGGAAGTCAGTCAGTTTTTTTTGTGGTACTCTGCGTATGTATTGAAGTCAGTCAGTAAGGCGGATTCTTGTACCCAAAATAGACACAGTGGCACAAGCTTGCACACATGCATTTGTTTCTTTGTGGTCAGGGGCCCTCAAATGTGGTGGCGCCAGTGTTGTGTTACTCCATCTCTTACTGCAGAGCACCTTCAAATTCAGCTAGACATTCTTTAAATGCTCACAAGAGAAGTTAAACAGGGAGTGCTCCCAAATGGGAATGTCGCAGTAAAGAGGATAAGGAACAGTCATTCAATCAATGAGGCATTATTTTATCGTGAAGTTGACAGCCTGCTGAATATTGAACATAAAAATGTGGTACggtttcttggcttctgtgctagCACAGATCAAACAGCCATACAAATCGAAGGATCAAAACAACATATTTACGCGGAAGTAAGAGAAAGGTTACTCTGTTTTGAGTATATCAGCAATGGAAGCCTGCAAAAATATATTACTGGTACGTTGTTGCATCCGATATACGTAGCTGATATCACTTATTGTTTAATTATCCTTGTTTAATTATCTTTTTCCATTCATTTCATGTTGACGAGTTTTATTTACAATCAAGGAGATGTAGACTAGAACACGAATGTTGATGTCACTTATTGTTCAGTATTTAACTTGCATAAATCAATTGTTGGAAACTTCCATTCTCGCTGCCACTTTTTCTATTATTCAGATGAATTAAGGGGACTTGAATGGAATACACGTTATGAAATAATTAGAGGCATCTGTGAAGGTTTGCATCATCTGCACAAGGAAAAGCAGATATATCATATGGATCTGAAACCCGACAATATACTACTAGACAATGATATGGTGTCGAAAATCACAGATTTTGGTTTATCGAGACTTGATGAGAAGTCAAAAACCATGAGTGAAGAACGTTATGGATCACTGTAAGTATGCATGAAAAGAACATGTTCCTTTGCATTTACACTCACATTTTCTGATGCTATAATGCATTAAAATGCCATCCTTTTATGCAGAGGATACTGTGCTCCAGAATACCTACATAAGGGAAAGATGTCATTCAAATCAGACATGTACAGTCTGGGCATTATAATCACTGAATTAGTGACAGGAGAAAAAGAAATCTGCAGTGATAATAACAATGTAAGTGTGTGTTATCTCTCCATACATATAATCTCTTTCTGGAAATACCCAAGATTTATGCCTTGCATATATGTTACATTGTTTGAGGTATTGGATGGCATATTTAGTTACATACTGCATATCCGAAGAGAAAGATTAGTCATGCAATGTGTCTGTGCTAACTACATCAACACCACAGACCAACTCGCTGACATTCTAACGAAAACACTAGGGCGGGTGAATTCCATGAGCTGCGTGTTAGGATTGGGATTGTCCAAATTGATTCAAGTCTTATTTGCAAGGATCAGGGGGAGAATTGTTAGAATAATCCTTGCTGCAGTCAGTCAATGAGTCAAGTGTTTTCCTTAGGCAGTAACCTAGTGAGTCAAGTCTGTGTCTTAGGCTACAAGTCAGTGGGTCAAGTCAAGAAATCTTAGGCTGTAAGAAAGCCACTGAGATGGTTCTGTACTAGTTCCTTTCAGCTATAAATAAGCGGAAAGGCCTAGCCAGCTGCATCCATCACAGCCCAAAAACACTGTCCCGAATCAGAGTTACCTGTGCTCTTGCTACTAACAAACACAACCATATTTGCAAAAGCGTTAAAGAGCATAGTTTGCATGCGTTAAATATGGAACACTTCAACAACCACTAGAACTTACAAAAGTAGAAACCATTTTTTATATAAATCAACAATATTCAGAAGCATGAACCAGTACGCACACCTTCACTAGGTGCATGCAGCCAGAAAGTCCATTTATACTGTCATTCACATCTACGCGTAAAAATCTAGACTGTGCTAGTATCAACCCTTCTCATCTCTCTCTTGAAGCATACAGAGCACATGAGATACTCTTGATTATATTAGGAACCAAAACCTTCTCATCTCTTTCTTTTTCCATCATTCAAAGCATGCATTGCCTCGTCTAATTTTGTGTGGAGAAGAGAGACGTGTCCAAGCTGGTTTATGTGTCGTCGTCCTCACAGTTTTTATAAAACATTTCAACTTACTTTGTCACATTTCATGGAACGACAGGTACTTAGGAGATGGAGGCATAGATGGAAGAAAACAGGGAAGGAAACACCACTGGCTTACCAACAAGTAGTAAAATGCCTTGAAATTGGGTTACTCTGCCACGAAATCGAGCCAACCAAACGGCCTTATATATGGCATATGATACATGTTATAAGAGAAATTGAAGGTGCTAATGGAAAACTCAGCAATGCCTATGAACATGCATTTGGACAGGTAAGCTCGAATGCTCCATGGGCCTTACccaattctttctttctttcttttttacttTCTCCCGCTCTTTATTGTAGATAAGCCCTTACTCGGAGGATGATATGCTTGGAATTGAGCCACTCCAACTACATTTTCCGTTTGAGCTTAACAAACAGATGTCATGCACACTTAAGTTAACCAATGGGATGGACTCTTACATTGCCTTCAACATCGAAAATACGAGCCCCTTGCCATACTGCACACAACCACAGAAAGGCATTATGCCGCCAAGATCCAAGTGTAATGTTGAAATAACACTGCAGTTGCAGGGCAAGGCACCGGGATATATGCATCGTTCCAATGAACTTGTTGTGTGGAGCACCAACGTGAATGATTGCCTTGCAGTTGAGGATATAACAACAAATATGTTCACTAATGAGGTGGTCAATGTGGTTGATGACGTGAATTTGGATGTGGTTTTTTACGTCAGTGAGCCACAAGAAGCAAGTGAGGAAACCAGTTGGGTGAGTTGTCCAAGAATACCAACATGCAAAGCTTTGTCTATTCAATTTATGTCCAGTGCAAATGATCTTTTATTGTAGTTAGAGTGCCTTCCCGCAAAAAAGAGTGCCAAATTGATAGACGTTCAGGTCAACATATATTTACTTACGCTTTGTAGTTGAACTTTGTGGTTTTGTGAATGAAATTGGGGGAGAGATCGCTTTCTTCAAAAAATAAAAGACGTCCAGATCAAATAtattttaaaattattttaatacAGAGTACTGCAAAATAATTAGTAGATTAGGTTGGGTTGCacatcttttcctttttattttcatgTAGTGTTGAGAAGTCAGAATTTTGTTTGTTGACAAGTACGTCTCACCAgttgtgtgcgtgtgtgcgcaTCAATACGTGATATACCACCTGAGACACAGGTGAGATCGGTAACTAAGAAAGAAAACTTATTTGCAAAAGCTATGTATAGTTAATTATTAGCTAGTACAAATGAAACTTGTGCGTAATGAATAATGGTGCAAGTAAGAGTAACAGCATGGCAGAAATTTGATTAATACAAATGTCAAAAAGGGCAGCGACAGCATAATAGGTCTATCAATTTAGAATAAAAGTCCTTTTTCATCGCAAAAAAAAGGTCTAATGTTTCGAGTAAACATTGTTTGGTTACCAGGGGTCTTTCGTCCTTGTTTGATCAAAACTGTACATTACCATATAATGCACCGGAAAGAAAGCGTTCAATTGTCTGTCATTTGTCCCTATATGACTTACAAAGCTATGTCTAaaaaaaaaagggcagcccggtgcatgtagctcccgcttgcgcagggtccggggaagggtccgaccactttgggtctatagtacgcagcctttccctacatttctgtaagaggctgttttatttttgtttttgttcaaCACAAATAATTATTTACTGTATAGTTGATTCCTTGATAATTAAAATAAACATCTTGCATCAAGTAATTTTTTCCATCTGATAATTTCGATACCATAATATAATCTTATTATGTTTATATATATTATTACAGAAAAATAAAGAATATAGCTGTAGCTTGTCGATCTTGGCATCGGTAGCATCACTCAGTCTCCGGCTTGCTGCTACTTGGCATGCGCGCAGAGGTCAGTGTAGCCCGCCACTGCTGCGTCCTGGGCTCCTGGCCACGCCGGTCGATTGAGTTCTTGAGAAACCTTCGCTTGTTGTCCAGcaacctttttttcttttctcttgctTTTTACCCCCATACGACTATTAGTCCGACAACCTAATTATTTCCGTGTCTGTGAGCATGATGTCTTCCTCCGAGAGCCCTTCGCCGCTAGCTCCGACACCTCCCCAAGTTCTGTAGGTGGCCTCAGCCATTTAGTCGAGCAATGTGCATGAGCCCACCAGCTCCATTCGCACCAAGTTGAGGGCACAAGGAGCCGGTTTTAGGGCTCACCAGCCTGCTCCACCCGCGCTCTGCGCACTCTGGTCGACATTCATAATCCAACACCATCCGCTGATAATCTTGGAGATGTTACGGACTGGGGATGACGACATTGCTGTTGGCGACGAGGATGTTGGCCATGCGAGCGTTGCCATGCATGCAGTCCACATAGAGCATCTTGGTCTCCCTGTGCCACACCCACACTATGGCAGCCTTGTTGTTAGCGTCCACGAACTTGGCTGACATGCCGCACAAGCAATGGGCGTCCTCGCCTCCTCGGGGCGCTTAGTGCCGCCATCTGGCACCCGAGCGCGAGCATTTTGGGTTTGAAGTGGCGGCTGTAGAAGTACATGTCGCCGCCCTACGACGAGCTACCGCATCGTGTCCTGTTCCATCACCGTGAAGGTCGCGGACGGCTCGGTAGACATTGTTTGGATACTGGTGGTTATATGTCAGAAAAAACAAAAGAGGGTTCCTTCTAATTTACTCTACTGTGTAAGATAGATGATTTGAGATGATCAAGGTAGAAAGAGATCCCAACTAAATTCATTTATGAGTGTAATTGCGTTGTGGCATTGGAACAatgctgcttcagtgactgagTTGAATTGTACTGATGCTTCCTTTTGTCTGTCTTTGATGCATTGCCGACGTAGCAGGCAATCCAACCTTTACTGCTGTTTGGTCAGATTACAGATGATGCAGTCGGTGGGTTCCTTTGTATGGATGCACATCAGACAGAGCCTTTGTAAGTGTGTAGGATAATATAGGCATTTTAATCTTTAATCTTCCTTTTCAAGTCGGTGCGTTGGATGTGATTATCCTGCTTTAATACCTCATTATCATACAGGATTGTCACCGGTCACCGATTTGGTCATGTCCAGATTTGGAACTCTAACATGCAGGCACGTCACCTCTATATATTGCTTTGTCTGCTAGTATTTTGGATAATGAAAGAAAATTATGGCCACTTGCCCTTTGCATCAGAAAGATGCTCGTAAGCATTTACAGTTCGTAATGTTAAAAAAAAGCATTTACAGTTCGTAAATACATATACAGATTCTGTTGATTACCAAATAGCAGGAAAATTCTATGTTTGGTGATGGTCGATGGGAGCCGTACCATAATATTGAACTTTTTGCCCACAGCCAAGCAAACACCACACCATATTGGCAAATGTTTTTCCCCACTTTTTTCCCCTCGTAGAATTTCAATTGAATTACTACGATTAAATGTAAAGGGTGATCACCAAAAGATCAATTTCTGTTGGCAAATAGCCAAATATACCAGTCTTACGTTTACATTGGACCAACAAATGACTCACTTATGTTTACTGGCAGAAAGTGGTCGCTTCGATTAAGGCCTCATGGGATACAGGTAAGCTCTCTGACTTCTTTGTTAATATAATTTTCTTCCACAATATGTATAGTTGTACAATGGTATATGCTAATCAGACGATTGCCCTCACTGCAGTATGCAAAGTTAAATTTATTGCACGAAAGGGGTGGATTGTGGCTGTGTCAGAAGATTGCTTCGTCCATGTGTACAAGTATGAAAAGGAACTCAAAAAGGTCACGGGTTTCAAATCTCACGATTATGACAATACCATGTGCTCATTAGACGTTCATCCAGCCCAGCCGTATGTGCTGTCAGGGTGTGATAGGCAAATAAAGCTTTGGGACTGGGACCAGGACTGGAATTGCATACAGACATTTGAAGAACACTCAGATGATATTAATGAAGTAAAATTTAATCCAGAGGACACCAACAGTTTTGCAAGTGCTTCAGATGATCGTACAGTAAAGGTTTTGCTTTCTCTCTCTTATTTGTTTGCTAAGTAAACTTTTTGATGCAGTGATGAAGATGGAATATGTTTCATTTTCTACTGTACTATGACTGGAACCTCTTATGGTTGGTGTTCAGGTTTGGAGTCTTGATTCTCCCAAATCCAAGTATACTCTGTATGGGCATTCGGAAGGAATGCACAGCGTGGATTTCTTCAAGCGTGATGGGCGGCAGTATTTGATTAGCGGCTCTGATGACAGGACTGCCAAGGTCGGCTAGTATGCTGGAGAGTACATTAATACAACATGCATCTAGCATTTCTAATATATGAGTGccttgttttttttttcaaaacagaTATGGGACTTGCAGAAGGAGGAGTGTCTTCATACACTCGAACATGAGACTGCAGTTTCCGTCTTTGCCCATCCCAGTCTTCCAGTTCTAATTACAGGTACATGGAGTGGTGCCGTTCGTGTGTGGAGCTCCACTGACTTCAGGTAATCACGATACAACCACGTCTCACCATGTCTCGACCATACAACCACGGTCACCCCTGCGGCCGCGCCATCATCTCTATCCATCCCTCTCGGAAGAAAAAGCAGGAGTGGAACATGAGCCCTCGCAACCTTGCGCCGTCCGTCCCGTCCTCAGTGGCGAAGCCACACTTCATCTGTGTAGTTAATTGACGACGCAGATTTTTGGGAAAAATGCCATGGGACAAGCAGAAATCATGCAAATTATTAATAAATTCATACATCTGACCACACAACATCAAATTGACTACACATGATATGATTCCTTAAACCGCCACTTGCCGTCCACACCGCCAGCAGCCCCGTCAGCCACCCTGCCACCGACCCGCGTCCCGGCCAGCTCGCTGCCTGCTGGCTGCAGGGCGTGCCTCGTCCTGCCGGTCCCCCCGTCCGCTGCTTGGTCTGATCCGGACCAGGAGCTCTTGTCCGCCCCGCTGCAGCCGGCGTTGGGCCACCCTGTCCAGATGGGTAGAGTGTCCATGCAGGTGCTGGAGGAGCCCCGGGCCAAGCTTGCTCCCGCGTCCGCGAGGCTCCCCGTGCCGGCTGCTCCGTCTTCGGCCGTCCATTGTGCACGCCCCCGGCTTGCCTCCGCGTCGGCAGCGGCTGCATCTGCCACTCCAGCCGTGCTGCGCACTAGTTCATCGTCCACGTCGGCTCCTGCTGTTCCGGCCATGCTGAGCTCTGACTCTGCGCCCTACTCGGTGGCGGCGGTCGCTCCGGCCATCGTCTCCGCGATGTGTCTGAGCCGCCACTGTTCATCGATCTTGCATCCCAGGCGACCTCCATGCTGCTGTTGGCCGGCTTGGCCGCGACCCATTTGGTCTGGGCAATGCGGTGGTGTCCGTAGCAGTGCAGGACGGGGCTCCCAATGCTCTGGCAGTTGCCTCCCGATGCGGTCTGTAGGTTGTCCCGACCGCTCCACTCGCGCCGCTCCAATTGCCGCCTGCACCGTACACGAAGCCGCCCATTGCCGCCGGTCTGTCATGCACCGTCCCGGTAGCCTTTCCCGTGTGTCCTGGTTTGGGGGACTGGCTTGGATGCATTAGCAGGAAGATGACGCCCACTGATGCCATGTGCTGCGCGCCAGCAGCTCATGGGGAAATGTTGGGAGATTGGCACATCGTCGCTGAGCGCCCCCATTCGCCATCTACAAAGGCCTTCCCTCGGCCCACTTCCATTGCCCGGCTTGCTCCTCTGGCGTGGCTCAGAGATCGATGTTTTCAGTGTCTCTCCAAAGGTCATCATGCCCATTCTTGTAGGGACCCAATCCAGTGCACCTAATGCCTTCGTTTCGGCCACAAAGTGTGTTTCTGCTGTGCTCAGCACCGCTCCGATCTGTCTTTGAAGCCGCGTCATGATGCCTCATCGCCTGCACTGGAGGTCGTCGCAACACCGGTTGATTTGCAATTACAGCCCGTCCTGGCGGAGGAGAAAAAGCTGCTTTGCACCGAGCTTCGCGACTGCCTTGCACGAGTTGGGAGCGTTTGTAGAGAGTGGAGGCCACTCTCGCCAAACTAAAGGTTGTGCCGGTTGTGCCTTCACTGCTTGAGCTTCCGATTGGGTCTTTTGTTGCGGAGGAAGCAAGCCTTTATGGACATTTCTCCCCTCGTGCTACATCATGTCCGTCATCGATGTCTGTGCTATTGACTGCCTCTGGTTGTGTAGTCATCGACCAGGTCCTGGCTCTAGTGCTGCCTATTATGCCTGAGCGGCAGGAGCGTTGTGGGGAGCCCACTTCACCTCTTTCATTGGTGCTTCTGAAGGAGATGGAGCACTTGCTGTCGGTGGGTGACGAGGTTGACGAGGTAGGTGCGTTGGCACCTAATTTTGAGGCGCAACTTCTGGGTTCTCCTCTGCCAAGTGAGCAACTGGAGGCACCTGAGTCCGTCTTGTCGATGGTACCTGTGGCTGAGGATGACATTCTCTTTGAGATACAGCTTGGCAGCTTGCTCACACGTTTGGAGGCGGTCATCCCTGGATCT
This portion of the Triticum dicoccoides isolate Atlit2015 ecotype Zavitan chromosome 7A, WEW_v2.0, whole genome shotgun sequence genome encodes:
- the LOC119331062 gene encoding uncharacterized protein LOC119331062 isoform X4, with the protein product MDLEVLQRILDGREKPTNLSFELLKNITKNFSHDREIGHGGFATVYKGVLPNGNVAVKRIRNSHSINEALFYREVDSLLNIEHKNVVRFLGFCASTDQTAIQIEGSKQHIYAEVRERLLCFEYISNGSLQKYITDELRGLEWNTRYEIIRGICEGLHHLHKEKQIYHMDLKPDNILLDNDMVSKITDFGLSRLDEKSKTMSEERYGSLGYCAPEYLHKGKMSFKSDMYSLGIIITELVTGEKEICSDNNNVLRRWRHRWKKTGKETPLAYQQVVKCLEIGLLCHEIEPTKRPYIWHMIHVIREIEGANGKLSNAYEHAFGQLQGKAPGYMHRSNELVVWSTNVNDCLAVEDITTNMFTNEVVNVVDDVNLDVVFYVSEPQEASEETSWAIQPLLLFGQITDDAVGGFLCMDAHQTEPLIVTGHRFGHVQIWNSNMQKVVASIKASWDTVCKVKFIARKGWIVAVSEDCFVHVYKYEKELKKVTGFKSHDYDNTMCSLDVHPAQPYVLSGCDRQIKLWDWDQDWNCIQTFEEHSDDINEVKFNPEDTNSFASASDDRTVKVWSLDSPKSKYTLYGHSEGMHSVDFFKRDGRQYLISGSDDRTAKIWDLQKEECLHTLEHETAVSVFAHPSLPVLITGTWSGAVRVWSSTDFRLKTKLGVPSLVRGFACLMGSERVAVAHYHGVSMMEIDDEEGQGESEGSNANSI
- the LOC119331062 gene encoding uncharacterized protein LOC119331062 isoform X2, whose amino-acid sequence is MDLEVLQRILDGREKPTNLSFELLKNITKNFSHDREIGHGGFATVYKGVLPNGNVAVKRIRNSHSINEALFYREVDSLLNIEHKNVVRFLGFCASTDQTAIQIEGSKQHIYAEVRERLLCFEYISNGSLQKYITGLHHLHKEKQIYHMDLKPDNILLDNDMVSKITDFGLSRLDEKSKTMSEERYGSLGYCAPEYLHKGKMSFKSDMYSLGIIITELVTGEKEICSDNNNVLRRWRHRWKKTGKETPLAYQQVVKCLEIGLLCHEIEPTKRPYIWHMIHVIREIEGANGKLSNAYEHAFGQISPYSEDDMLGIEPLQLHFPFELNKQMSCTLKLTNGMDSYIAFNIENTSPLPYCTQPQKGIMPPRSKCNVEITLQLQGKAPGYMHRSNELVVWSTNVNDCLAVEDITTNMFTNEVVNVVDDVNLDVVFYVSEPQEASEETSWAIQPLLLFGQITDDAVGGFLCMDAHQTEPLIVTGHRFGHVQIWNSNMQKVVASIKASWDTVCKVKFIARKGWIVAVSEDCFVHVYKYEKELKKVTGFKSHDYDNTMCSLDVHPAQPYVLSGCDRQIKLWDWDQDWNCIQTFEEHSDDINEVKFNPEDTNSFASASDDRTVKVWSLDSPKSKYTLYGHSEGMHSVDFFKRDGRQYLISGSDDRTAKIWDLQKEECLHTLEHETAVSVFAHPSLPVLITGTWSGAVRVWSSTDFRLKTKLGVPSLVRGFACLMGSERVAVAHYHGVSMMEIDDEEGQGESEGSNANSI
- the LOC119331062 gene encoding uncharacterized protein LOC119331062 isoform X3, whose amino-acid sequence is MDLEVLQRILDGREKPTNLSFELLKNITKNFSHDREIGHGGFATVYKGVLPNGNVAVKRIRNSHSINEALFYREVDSLLNIEHKNVVRFLGFCASTDQTAIQIEGSKQHIYAEVRERLLCFEYISNGSLQKYITDFGLSRLDEKSKTMSEERYGSLGYCAPEYLHKGKMSFKSDMYSLGIIITELVTGEKEICSDNNNVLRRWRHRWKKTGKETPLAYQQVVKCLEIGLLCHEIEPTKRPYIWHMIHVIREIEGANGKLSNAYEHAFGQISPYSEDDMLGIEPLQLHFPFELNKQMSCTLKLTNGMDSYIAFNIENTSPLPYCTQPQKGIMPPRSKCNVEITLQLQGKAPGYMHRSNELVVWSTNVNDCLAVEDITTNMFTNEVVNVVDDVNLDVVFYVSEPQEASEETSWAIQPLLLFGQITDDAVGGFLCMDAHQTEPLIVTGHRFGHVQIWNSNMQKVVASIKASWDTVCKVKFIARKGWIVAVSEDCFVHVYKYEKELKKVTGFKSHDYDNTMCSLDVHPAQPYVLSGCDRQIKLWDWDQDWNCIQTFEEHSDDINEVKFNPEDTNSFASASDDRTVKVWSLDSPKSKYTLYGHSEGMHSVDFFKRDGRQYLISGSDDRTAKIWDLQKEECLHTLEHETAVSVFAHPSLPVLITGTWSGAVRVWSSTDFRLKTKLGVPSLVRGFACLMGSERVAVAHYHGVSMMEIDDEEGQGESEGSNANSI